The Solanum pennellii chromosome 4, SPENNV200 genomic interval taatcGATGAGCCTACTGAGCATTAGAGACAATCTAAAATTTGGAGATTTCGATGCACCAATACTATCTTAATTTAGGTAGTTAACGAAATTTTTACtacaattaatgaataatgtagTATTTTATTGGTTACTAATGGCTCGAATATGATTTATAagctaaacttaaaataaaaataatgaaataagatTGAATTGTATACTCGCGAGTGGTTATTCTGGCTTGTACCAACTAAACAAGGGCACCCCTACGCTTCCTATGGGTAGCGTTGATTACATCCTACTTTATGTCTCAcgatagatatacatatataaacgtaatttttttgaagttaacAGATGCACGCGCACCCCTATCATGTGGGTCCGCCTCTGCTTGGCACCCAGTGGCCCTAATTCCTAGATCCACCTCTACTCCGATGGTATCAAGAATGAAGAAGCAGTGGATCCAATCAAGTTAAATGGTTTGAATTTAATCTAATTTGAGTAAATACTTTACCTAATGGCTCCAATTTACGTAATTTTTGCTTTTAAAATACCACTACTGAATTAAACATATTTGTGCAAATCACCTCCGAAAAGCTTCTCGTGGTTAATAGCATTTGGGCCTAAAGCCCACAACGCATATCACAAGAATCAATGATCCGTCCATGTATTTATCCACTTGGGCCTAATTTGTTATTTGCGATTCCGAATAAGATCCAAATTTTATGTAAAATTGTTAACGGAAAAATTGGAAGAACTTACATAAATAGCACCAATATATTCCctaacaaattattattattattattattattattattattattattattataatataaaatttaaaaattaaaaaataaattatcaagaTTGTttattttctcaacttttaaatgtataatatgtctttttgaaaaactactacatataatattatgaacaaaatatagatctaatattttatcaatatttttttattaaaaaaataatcatatgacGGTTAATGATAATTACGGTTGGAGATCTAATATTGGAATGGTATTGGTTGATCATGTAGTTTTGATGATGACAATTGATAATTTGTAGTATATGTTAGTGATAATAATGTAATTTGTAGATGCATGTAATGGTGATAGGTAATGAATAATGATGATTGATGACCGTGAACATTGTTGTGATGATTGACAGTAATGGTGATTGTGCTGGAGCTTAGAAGAAGATGATTGAAGGAAATCGATTAAAGTAGATAAAGTAATATTATAGTTCTACTCTACAAAGAAATTGTTAATAAACATttgaatgaaattaaaattttgtcaaATATTATTCATTTGGATTCTCTACGTAATTACAAAATAAGACagacaaatatatttaataattaagatattaataaataaattcaaacttgaaaaataaaataaaaaaagttaaaatctaaataattaagACTAAACATAAAATCTAAACAAGTAAAAGGACACATTAAATCTATAATGAATCAATCTCCTTTTGCATTAATTAGCTACCTAATCTAAACTCCATCattaactatattaatttatttggttAATTATCCAACTACACCCtactctttattattttattttattttattttaaatctatgtTTTATTTGCTTTCCCTCCAAAGTCATATCTATGAACTGATCTTCTACCCCACAATCCATTTGtcaacattataaaataaaaaagaaattgcatGTCTTCTGATTGACATGCCATGGGCTAAGCAACTTTATCAAAGTCTtccacaaatttaattttttttaaaatcaaatatcaaaGTACTATAGCTTAGCATGaataacatattaattaatgtaaagaaaaatcaaCCACTAATCCGACCCCATCAGCTTTGAATTTCtcaaataacaacaaaaaagaagaattatATAAAGATATGTGCGTGGACTTCAGTGTCTTCATCACCCCTTTTGTCAATAATATCATCGAATATCTAGACGCTTCGTTTTAAATTCACGTAAATTTAAtagtattttaaaaagaatttaaatattaaaatttaattatgaatttaactGTTATCATAGAATTTTACTTgagttattataattataaatatttataaactttAAATCTTATATATAACTTTGAGTATCTTATAGATTAATTAACGAGAGAATGCACAACCCAAAGACCAATACTTTGATAGGTGAGATAACTAATTTAGCCTAAAAATCCGTTAGCATATTTCTTCTACCACTTCATTGTCACCTTATTGCTTCTTTAGTGATTTTGAGcctataattttaaaactaaaaataaaggTGATTATTGAATATCACTGAGCAACGATTTCTCATCGTcgtttttctatttctaaatgagaaTTGACACATAAGTATCAactacaagaagaagaaaataatagaTTATTTTTGCAGCATTTCCAATGAGACATAGGAGATAGGGTATTTTAGGTCAGGAATAAGTCACTAAAATGCCCAAAATTCAAGAGAAGTGAATTGGTACTACATAGATTTGATGATTCATatgtctctcttttctcttttctctttcccaaaacaaggaaaaaaaataaaagaaaaggaaacaaagcatgcaaatgaagaaagtaaaaattaaagatgacgaaaataagtaaaaaaaaaaaaagtagctaGTCAGATcataattaaaaaggaaaaaagaatatTCTTATAATAAATTCATCATCTCATGCCTTCTGGATGCAATGGGAAGAGTTGAAGAGTCCTATCACCATTTTCTCTacaatttataatttcttcttcatcttgttgttgttgttgttcttcctCCATGTATTCAAATGTCCATCCCCTACACTTTCTCTTGTATGGACTATCTTCATCCCTCACTACTTCTCCCTATATCGAGTAACAAACAGTATCAGATCAATTAAAAGATAACTACAGATCAATAAAGTAGTGCAAAGGGttcatatcaaaattaatatactTATTGATACGTTACAACAAGTAGCAATATAACGCAGCATGTTATAACATGTCAAAATAGATGgacaatttttaaataaaattatactgACAGTGTGTATAACTTAGTTATAAACGTGTCATGAGACATACCCTAGTGTCAAATGACAAAGGACTAGTGACTATGGCTGATGGTGTTCTTGGACTTTGGCTAAGGCCAAGACTATTCCTCTTTTGCTTTTGTCTTTCACGGGCTTTATGGTTTTGAAACCAGTAGAACACATTTTTGCCTTCTATTTTCCCATATTTTCCTAGTTGTGCTGTGATTTGCTCTATTTGTTGCGCGTTGGGTGTACGCATCCCACCTCTATACAACATTTCAAGTATCCCTATCTGTTCTTGTGTTGGATTCCATCTTGTTCCTCCTGGGTGTGATTCCACCTACATGTGTTAAAAGTAAAACATCAACAACCacactaacaaaaaaaaaggtatattcatatggacctcgcgagtctcCCATAGGTCCTAACATGCCACTGGTGGAATCAAGTGTATACTTTATGTATTCAAGATGTTAGTAAGAATATTCCCTCCATCATTTGATGTGATAAGTCCATGTTAAGTCAGAATTTAAACTTTATGAATTCAGGATGAAGCTGAATGCACTGGTCATTTGAGTTATTAGATTTGAAATGTACTATTCGTACATATCTAAGAAAGTTTAAGTCAAAACAATTGAATTCAGTTGAACTCATACATCCACTAAGACGAATTTTGTTAGTTCAACTGAACTCATTAGCAAAAAAACATTTAGAAATTACCTGAGAGGAGTCTTTCTTGTCTTCATTGTAAGCAAGTTTAGGAGGGCTATTGCTACTTTCAGGCCTAATGAAACTCTTAAGATCAAAAGGAGGAGTAACAATGGTAGTTGTGGTATCATTATTGGTTGTGTTGAGCTTAGGAGCAAGTGGTCTTAAACGTTTGCAACCAAGTGTAAGTGAAGGAGAAGCAGCTTCATGCTCTAAGAATCCACGTGTGAATTGATGCACCTTCATACTTAAGCTTCCTGATGATGATCCCATGTACATGGAGCTAGAGAGCTTTTAATATTCATATGCCACTAGAGGCATCCCCATTATATAGAACTCAATTATCACTCCTACTAAAAAAGGTGGAGTTTAACTACCATCATTCATTGCTagtgtaaaaataatttttacactGCGATCATCAAGTCACCTAAAAGATAACTATATGCGGTAATTAACCTAACAATCtatattaagttaaaattttaaccTGAATTATATGTTAGGTAAACTGTGACATAGTTTGACGAGgcataaagtttaaaaaatgatgatttttgaaaattgtgatcgtctaacataaatttaattagatatttgtgtgaatatatataaatcaagaatttgaaagTTAAGTAATTCACAAGGACATAAGTTTATTTCTCAACTAAACCACCAAATAAGCGTCATATTGATCCTGGCTATGACTCGAGTCATTCCACCCCCCTCATGGACCTTGTCATGAATAAAATATTGGCGTTATTCAACGTTAGCAAAAGCAAGGTGATGAAGAAAATGATTAATCGATTCTAACATTGACTCAAATCACTCCAATTTATTCGTGCACCTTGTTATAGCCAGGATGTTAACGTTACTCcgtaaaaaaaaagtgatgaagaaaaaaaggtaaaattaataataaaagaaagtgGGAAATGAGGTGGGTGCCTATAAGAACCAAGACCAAATGATGAGGTGAGGTTGACTTATGATTTCCATTTTAAAAagtaagaggaaaaaaaaaggtgGATCAATAGAGAGCTAGCTAGCTATAGATAAGAggcaaaataaaaattaaaaaaacaaaaaaaaaggtgtgAAATAACTATTATGAAATGAATTGGTAAGCGTGTGGGTGAATGTATGCGTGTGTGTAGTTGGCTAGTCTaatcaactaaaataaaatgtaatgagtaattttttcttctctttttctctctatttttatgccttttttttcttctttcttcttcttacttTAATCATTATAATTTGTCCATGCTTTTCGGTGGCCTCTTCTCCTTCTAAataaactttattatataatgtatcattaaaattaaataaagttaggacaagaaaaataataaattattaaagcAAAAAAAGTTTCCACCAATCCCTAAACTCCTTATTGGAACTCTTTGTTTCTTTCCAAGATACGGATACGGGGAAAATAAATTGAATGCCGACTTTATGGAGTGGAATATTatgttagaaaaaatattttaatttattgatacgtcgatttttttttacttgcctatatttaataatgattttttaaataattattaaaggAATTTCTCAGAACATCTATCCGTATCCTCGTTAAATACATTCTTTCCAGAACATCTATATATATCCTCTCTTAAATACATTCATtcctttttgatatattttttccctATCAGATACattcctattttctttttgaattcaTCCTCTCTCATTAAGTAATGTATCACTGAAAAtttataagttatgtatttgCTTTTTTCTAATGTACGTATTAGAAATGTTACAATCTTTAAAGGATTTTTGTGTTTTAGAAGAATAGGGATGATATAATTTGCTCTTAACGATTAACACTGtgaaattaatttatgtaattttactttttttatttattattcaatattaaCATGACATAGTTCTTGAGGAGCATTAAAAGAAACAACAATTTTATAATAACATTAGCtgtatataataaattttaagttttaaaaatgcATTGACAAACAACTATAGTCAATTACAAGGATAAATTAACTTTTTGTTTTcgaaattaaacaaataaaaattgacGAAAAGAGTAAAATTACCCATTATATCATTGTTTGAATATAGTTATACATAAGGGTAATATGAAACTACGTAATACATAGTCCGTCGATTTTTTCAAATTAGATAAGTAAAAATAGATATCGAtttatatagtattttttttttatatagtggTTAATAAAGTTGGACAAAGGAGGGAGTATATTACATGCATGACGTGTGTAGACATATTGTATACTATATATGTGACAAAAATCCATCTGATGTAGCTTTAGTTATATGCCCATAACCCAAATATCCCCTTTTTTCTTTGGGAACTGTATACTCCAATTTcccaaatattattaaaagaaaatccaCTATctcatacttttttttatttatttattatctccATTTTTGTATAGcaaaagtctttgcatgattCAAGCACATGCATCAAAGTAATTCCCTAGTTATCTGTCACCCATCAatgattgaattttattaatttaggcATCAATATTATATACTACAATATAGTCAAGAACgttggaaattattttttactgattcatatctttctttttcttttgtgtgtCTAAATActttgttcttttaatttatttaatgctGAGAATGCACCGAAACCCATTAATTCTTCTAAGAGttataaaaaagtcaaaaaaaaaaaagaagaagaaaatatgcAGCTTGACTAAAATATAGAAAGGTTATTATAGGAGCTGGCTTATTCACAAACGTGGCAGCTTATTATTGAAGGCAGGTATTTCTTGTCTTGTCTGTATTTTTTAGTATAATTAATTTGTGTTTTCAATTTGATGATAAGatggaaataaattttttaatttggacTCAGTTGATATTTTAAGAgtctgtttggctcagcttaaaagctggtcaaactgacttaaaagctggttttcgacttatttagctgtttggcaatactgaaaataacttattttaagtttaaaaaaatttattttaagtcaaaagttaaaagttggggtagaggtgcttttttttttttagcttataagctgttttaagttgaccacatttttatctttttgcccttaatatttttatacaatctccaaattacaacataaccctaacatctctttcttcaattcttcccttttcacgtttggcatagcaacttcagcacttttatccaaacacataactgcttattttaaaaataagtttcagcactttcaaaagtacttttttaaagttgCTTTTTTTAAGTCCATCCAAACAGGCCCTAATTCTCTAAATTTTAGAGTATACATTGAGTAAAGTAGATGTAAGTGTAATTTTTATATAGAAATACTTTATATAACCagttaaagtgtctatttatgtataactaaaatttgaaagatataaatatcagctaaattcaaatattacgacccatttatttattatgataacTTAGAAATGTGAATCCAACAATAGTAAAAGTCTTCAAGGGAGTGCTGAAATTAATGCCCCAATTTCTGAAAGATCTACGGATccagttatatatatatatatatactttctaCTCTTGATCGTATAGATCTTGGTATGAACATAAATCATTCATTTTTCTATCTGCTTTTGTGTACGAATTATCtcacacaaaattaattaaacacaattattttattgaagAGTTTCGCATCAGATAAAAAAATGATGAGTGATCTCTTTATATGGTTTAAGACAATTCATCTTTTATGAGCAAATTTATACGATTAAATTCTGTCCAAAGTCAATAACATgatatttggataaaaatcatttcatttattgttaATCAAAGTTAGGCCTTCATATTAAACGTTCgagatttaaatatttattgttaatcaaaaaaatatatgtacctTCACATTACTTCTCATGAgctaattttatgattaaattatgtCCGGAATCCATAAAAGTAATGATGATATTTGAATTTTAGATAGTCATACATATAACTTCATAagattaattcaaaatttaggCGTGGAGAGTGTCAAATGACAAGTAACCACTCGTTTGAATAAAGCTAAGtttgaaaattatttcatatacGTTGAAGGCCAATGGCACACAGAAAGAGTGATGTCCAATCAAACATGCGATGTTTTTTTCTCTGACAAATTTAGTAGGAGCTGTAGTACATAAAActttattcaaattatattattatattcctatataaataaatttactatcCAATTTAACGTCGTACATAAAAGAGAGATTTTGCATGCACCCTTTGAAAATAAGCAAAGGTTGTTTttcatttcactttttttt includes:
- the LOC107016174 gene encoding WUSCHEL-related homeobox 4, translated to MYMGSSSGSLSMKVHQFTRGFLEHEAASPSLTLGCKRLRPLAPKLNTTNNDTTTTIVTPPFDLKSFIRPESSNSPPKLAYNEDKKDSSQVESHPGGTRWNPTQEQIGILEMLYRGGMRTPNAQQIEQITAQLGKYGKIEGKNVFYWFQNHKARERQKQKRNSLGLSQSPRTPSAIVTSPLSFDTRGEVVRDEDSPYKRKCRGWTFEYMEEEQQQQQDEEEIINCRENGDRTLQLFPLHPEGMR